A part of Ignavibacteriales bacterium genomic DNA contains:
- a CDS encoding type II toxin-antitoxin system Phd/YefM family antitoxin: MQAIIYTEARNKLNKLIDKVHENSEPYLIVGTKGRKDAVLISKEDYDNMVENLYIVSNPKWVKSINKGLKELEEGKGKRLNIHEALSINKDGKKSWRKS; the protein is encoded by the coding sequence ATGCAAGCAATTATATACACAGAAGCACGTAATAAGCTCAATAAACTTATAGACAAAGTACATGAAAACAGCGAACCTTATCTGATTGTTGGAACTAAAGGCAGAAAAGATGCTGTACTAATTTCAAAAGAAGATTATGACAACATGGTTGAAAATCTTTATATCGTTAGTAATCCCAAATGGGTTAAGAGTATTAATAAAGGATTGAAAGAGCTTGAAGAAGGTAAGGGAAAAAGATTAAACATCCACGAAGCCCTATCCATCAATAAAGACGGAAAGAAAAGTTGGAGAAAATCCTAG
- a CDS encoding Txe/YoeB family addiction module toxin has protein sequence MWSPESLKQRDEIEGTKSPDLCEQYFAKIILLIEDIKKNPFRGLGKPEHLKHEFPPCWSRRINKKDRLVYRIKKNEIEIVSILGHYND, from the coding sequence ATTTGGTCGCCTGAATCACTAAAACAGAGAGATGAAATTGAAGGAACGAAATCCCCTGACTTATGTGAGCAATACTTCGCAAAAATAATTTTATTGATTGAAGATATTAAAAAAAATCCTTTCCGCGGTTTAGGCAAACCAGAACATCTTAAGCATGAGTTTCCTCCTTGTTGGTCACGAAGAATAAATAAAAAAGATCGTTTGGTTTACAGAATAAAAAAAAATGAAATAGAAATAGTTTCAATTTTAGGACATTACAATGATTAA
- a CDS encoding HpcH/HpaI aldolase/citrate lyase family protein produces the protein MIKNLNKSSAGKRGDLVRSDCYFEIELKNSGGIKIDLKSKVNVMYGESIKQVILDMSKFFGLKDAKILCEDNGALPFILAARFELAVKRLLPELKKEYLLPFHENNLYSTKKDQLRRSRLYLPGNEPKFFVNAGLHSPDGIILDLEDSVAPSEKGAAQLLVRNALRSVDFYSAERMVRINQLPKGLDDLKYIIPNNVNVILVPKCESAEQIHQLEKEVEKLKKQVKVENQIYFMPIIESALGVIKAYEIASASKNNCALAIGLEDYTADIGTQRTNQGRESIFARQMLVNAAKAAGIQAIDTVFSDVADMEALRQSVIEAKSLGFEGKGCIHPRQIKVVHEAFAPTAEEIEKAKKIVQAFEEAEKKGLGVVSLGSKMIDPPVVKRAINTIDLAILNNLLDKNWKKKQ, from the coding sequence ATGATTAAAAATTTAAATAAATCATCTGCAGGCAAACGCGGCGATTTGGTTCGTTCCGATTGCTATTTCGAAATCGAGTTAAAAAATTCTGGCGGAATAAAAATCGATTTAAAAAGTAAAGTAAATGTGATGTATGGAGAATCAATCAAACAAGTGATTCTTGATATGTCCAAATTCTTTGGATTGAAAGATGCGAAGATTTTGTGTGAGGATAATGGCGCTCTACCCTTTATTTTGGCAGCAAGATTTGAACTTGCAGTTAAACGACTACTTCCTGAATTGAAGAAAGAATATCTGCTTCCCTTCCACGAAAATAATTTATACTCAACAAAAAAAGATCAACTACGAAGGAGTAGATTATATCTGCCGGGAAATGAGCCAAAGTTTTTCGTTAATGCCGGTCTTCATTCTCCCGATGGAATTATTCTTGATCTTGAAGACAGCGTTGCACCATCTGAAAAAGGTGCAGCACAACTTCTCGTAAGAAATGCTTTACGTTCAGTTGATTTTTATAGCGCTGAAAGAATGGTTAGAATAAATCAACTTCCAAAAGGATTGGATGATTTAAAATATATTATTCCTAATAATGTAAATGTTATACTTGTTCCTAAATGCGAATCCGCAGAACAAATTCATCAACTTGAAAAAGAAGTAGAGAAACTTAAAAAACAAGTCAAAGTTGAAAACCAAATTTACTTTATGCCGATAATTGAAAGCGCACTTGGAGTTATCAAAGCATACGAAATTGCATCTGCTTCAAAAAATAATTGTGCACTTGCAATCGGACTTGAAGATTACACTGCGGATATTGGAACTCAACGTACAAACCAAGGACGTGAAAGTATTTTTGCACGACAAATGTTAGTTAATGCTGCAAAAGCTGCTGGCATTCAGGCTATCGATACGGTTTTTTCAGATGTCGCGGATATGGAAGCATTAAGACAAAGTGTTATTGAAGCAAAGTCTCTTGGGTTTGAAGGCAAGGGTTGCATTCATCCAAGACAAATAAAAGTTGTTCACGAAGCATTTGCTCCAACTGCTGAAGAAATCGAAAAAGCTAAAAAAATTGTGCAGGCATTTGAAGAAGCAGAGAAAAAAGGACTTGGAGTTGTTTCACTCGGCAGTAAAATGATTGATCCACCGGTGGTTAAGCGTGCTATAAATACAATTGATTTAGCCATCTTAAATAATTTGTTAGATAAAAATTGGAAGAAAAAACAATAG
- a CDS encoding T9SS type A sorting domain-containing protein: MKSSSKLFLLFSFSILMMSSITAQYQNVKINNAGSTDPEEVTIAVNPVNPNVLAAGANISYFYRSTDGGQTWTQSLMNSTLGVWGDPCVLFDSLGNLYYGHLSNPNSGYWIDRIVIQSSTNNGMTWNDGAGIGFNNPKNQDKEWIATDMTQSIYRDNMYVSWTEFDNYGSGSSSDSSRILFSRSTDHGITWSDPVRLSDRGGDCFDSDNTVEGAVPAVGPNGEIYVSWAGPLGLMFDKSSDGGVTFGQDIFVADFPGGWDYAIPGIWRSNGLPITAADISHSPYRGNVYVCWSDQSNGVSDTDIFIAKSTDEGQTWNSPVRVNNDATTRHQFFVWMTVDPVTGAIYTVFYDRRNTTGSVTDVYVARSTDGGNTFENFKVSETSFTPNSGIFFGDYTNIAAFNKKVYPIWMRLDGSNLSVWTALIDDSTVTVPVEFTSFTAASIDGKIYLDWQTATEKNNRGFEIQRTTSFEGTNGDTKRNWSTIGFTEGNGTTSEQHNYEFIDQPFESGNYFYRLKQNDYDGSFEYSKEVEVKFLGTTDFKLNQNYPNPFNPTTTIGYELPEKKFITIKIYDVLGKEVKTLVERIETAGVHEVQFDASELSSGIYLYRMKVGDLEFSRSMIFMK, from the coding sequence ATGAAAAGTTCTTCAAAATTATTTTTGCTTTTCTCATTTTCCATCTTAATGATGAGTTCGATTACCGCTCAATACCAAAATGTAAAAATCAATAATGCGGGCAGCACTGATCCAGAGGAAGTTACAATAGCTGTGAATCCAGTTAATCCCAATGTGCTTGCGGCAGGTGCAAACATTTCTTACTTCTATCGCTCAACCGATGGCGGACAAACCTGGACGCAAAGCCTCATGAACTCTACGCTTGGCGTTTGGGGTGATCCCTGCGTTCTGTTCGACAGTTTAGGAAATCTTTATTATGGACATCTTTCTAATCCAAACAGCGGCTACTGGATTGATCGTATCGTAATTCAAAGTTCAACAAATAATGGAATGACATGGAACGATGGCGCAGGCATTGGTTTTAACAACCCGAAAAATCAGGATAAAGAATGGATTGCAACTGATATGACACAATCCATTTATCGTGATAATATGTACGTGAGCTGGACGGAGTTTGATAATTATGGAAGCGGAAGTTCGAGCGATAGTTCGAGGATTTTATTCTCCCGTTCAACCGATCATGGAATCACATGGTCTGATCCTGTTCGTTTAAGTGACAGAGGGGGGGATTGTTTTGACAGCGATAACACGGTTGAAGGTGCAGTTCCAGCAGTTGGACCAAACGGAGAAATTTATGTTAGCTGGGCTGGTCCATTGGGCTTGATGTTTGATAAATCATCCGATGGAGGAGTAACTTTTGGACAGGACATTTTTGTTGCTGATTTTCCGGGCGGGTGGGACTATGCAATACCTGGAATCTGGCGCAGTAATGGATTGCCAATTACTGCAGCCGATATCAGCCATTCACCTTACCGAGGGAATGTTTATGTTTGCTGGTCAGATCAAAGTAATGGGGTAAGTGATACTGATATATTTATTGCCAAATCAACCGATGAAGGGCAGACCTGGAACTCACCTGTTCGTGTAAATAACGACGCAACTACACGGCATCAGTTTTTTGTTTGGATGACTGTTGACCCGGTTACCGGTGCAATCTATACGGTTTTTTATGATAGAAGAAATACAACAGGCTCTGTAACCGATGTTTACGTTGCTCGTTCAACCGATGGTGGAAATACTTTTGAAAATTTTAAAGTGAGTGAAACATCTTTCACTCCTAATTCCGGTATCTTCTTTGGTGATTATACTAATATTGCCGCTTTCAATAAAAAAGTTTACCCGATTTGGATGAGACTTGATGGCTCCAATCTTAGTGTTTGGACTGCATTGATTGATGATTCAACCGTTACTGTGCCGGTTGAATTTACGAGTTTTACGGCTGCTTCGATTGACGGCAAAATTTATCTTGACTGGCAGACTGCAACAGAAAAAAATAACAGAGGCTTCGAAATTCAAAGAACAACTTCTTTCGAAGGAACAAATGGCGATACAAAAAGAAACTGGAGTACAATTGGGTTTACTGAAGGGAACGGGACTACTTCAGAACAGCATAATTATGAATTTATTGATCAACCTTTTGAGAGTGGAAATTATTTTTATCGCTTGAAACAAAATGATTACGATGGTTCGTTCGAATATTCAAAAGAAGTTGAAGTTAAATTTTTAGGTACTACTGATTTTAAATTAAATCAAAACTATCCTAATCCATTTAATCCTACGACAACTATTGGATATGAATTACCTGAAAAAAAATTTATCACGATAAAAATTTATGACGTGCTTGGCAAAGAAGTTAAGACATTAGTGGAAAGAATTGAGACTGCCGGCGTTCACGAAGTTCAATTTGATGCATCAGAATTATCAAGTGGAATTTATTTATACAGAATGAAAGTTGGTGATCTTGAATTTAGTAGAAGTATGATTTTTATGAAATGA
- a CDS encoding AMP nucleosidase, with product MQTKLDIAKNWLPRYTGTQLDEFGDYMLLTNFNNYVEKFATKFTCDIKGIGRPMQTATNSSGLSIINFGMGSANAATIMDLLVARHPKAVLFLGKCGGLKHSTEIGHFILPIAAIRGEGTSNDYVPKEVPAMPSFKLHKFVSNKICEKGFDYRTGVVFTTNRRVWEWDEEFKDYLRKLYPIAIDMETATLFIVGLVNEIPRGALLLVSDVPMIPEGVKTEESDKKVTEQFSDLHLQIGIEAMTDLGVNGEQIKHFKY from the coding sequence TTGCAAACCAAACTTGATATTGCTAAAAACTGGCTGCCTCGTTATACAGGGACACAACTTGATGAATTCGGTGATTACATGCTGCTCACAAACTTTAATAACTATGTCGAAAAATTTGCAACAAAATTTACGTGTGATATTAAAGGCATTGGCAGACCAATGCAAACCGCGACAAACAGCAGTGGTTTGAGTATCATCAATTTTGGAATGGGTTCGGCAAATGCTGCAACGATTATGGATTTGCTCGTTGCTCGCCATCCAAAAGCTGTTTTATTTTTAGGTAAGTGCGGGGGCTTAAAGCATTCCACCGAAATAGGTCACTTTATTTTGCCGATAGCTGCAATCAGAGGAGAAGGCACAAGTAATGATTACGTACCAAAGGAGGTTCCAGCAATGCCATCTTTCAAATTGCACAAATTTGTTTCAAATAAAATTTGTGAAAAAGGTTTTGATTACAGAACCGGTGTCGTTTTTACCACTAACAGAAGGGTGTGGGAATGGGACGAAGAGTTTAAGGATTATTTAAGAAAGCTTTACCCGATTGCAATTGATATGGAGACCGCCACGTTATTTATAGTTGGGCTCGTTAACGAAATCCCGCGAGGAGCGCTACTCTTAGTTTCTGACGTGCCGATGATTCCTGAAGGAGTTAAGACCGAAGAGTCTGACAAAAAAGTTACTGAACAATTTTCAGACTTACACCTTCAGATAGGGATTGAGGCTATGACTGATCTTGGAGTTAATGGAGAGCAGATAAAACATTTCAAATACTGA
- a CDS encoding phosphatase PAP2 family protein: protein MIAICAAIILISYILNDSESNAAFIQFMTEQFGRTNKWSGTFGPEWLVTIADEISALGSRTVVLMEIIFFSSYFYLIRYESKLREFLITSIGGLIFLLILKIIFSDNYSDTSLLPIDGLSFPSGHTMMAIVMYYNIINLIFPMSSNSKGKNFTIISVVLIAVMVGVSRLIVGAHSPFEVLAGFAAGYLWTFVSEKFLK, encoded by the coding sequence TTGATTGCAATCTGTGCTGCTATCATTTTAATAAGCTATATTTTAAATGACAGTGAGTCAAACGCTGCATTTATCCAATTTATGACAGAACAATTTGGCAGGACAAACAAATGGTCAGGGACTTTTGGACCGGAGTGGCTCGTTACAATTGCTGATGAAATATCTGCTCTTGGCAGCAGAACAGTTGTGCTAATGGAGATAATATTTTTCTCTTCTTACTTTTATCTAATTAGATATGAATCCAAGTTGAGGGAGTTTTTGATTACTTCTATCGGCGGTTTGATTTTTTTATTAATATTAAAAATAATTTTTTCTGATAACTATTCAGATACTTCTTTATTACCAATAGATGGATTGAGTTTCCCAAGCGGACATACTATGATGGCGATTGTAATGTATTACAATATTATTAATCTAATTTTCCCAATGAGTTCTAATTCGAAAGGGAAAAATTTCACAATTATATCAGTAGTATTAATTGCGGTTATGGTGGGTGTAAGTAGATTAATAGTGGGGGCTCATTCACCATTTGAAGTATTAGCCGGTTTTGCGGCTGGATACCTTTGGACTTTCGTAAGTGAAAAATTTTTAAAGTGA